In Fulvia fulva chromosome 10, complete sequence, a single window of DNA contains:
- a CDS encoding Oxysterol-binding produces MAGIEHIQVHSKSYLVRWIQVSEHHSISWSLQPNKKSVNFGIFKHPGTKNGLNPNLPAQETIESAANTPGTPAPDGASQSRPQQASRRASVTDSNVVEKLQGIGLRSVAWTGRCEADKVAMGRYDVPEGEGGTYGLVFDNTFSKQTSKTVTFVLMTHPTHAPPKSGHHLHYAMANASSGSNVGSRRGSSPSLKPVSESSDSLPLHAHRAVLEDPRPNSKGGHPVESRGIEGATFYTGVLWKKRRKRGQAPAKRFFSLDFTSSTLSYYKNRHSSALRGAIPLSLAAVGANEKNREFSVDSGAEVWHLKAINRKDFESWRDALQRAQANAYTPSTPSKVLRDFPLPKRQDPAEEREWQRVEQLVSKVAGTRDAVRGLAKDTDSKYSTGSNGAGLGLTTLESSSNNASPISNEDANSYFLQPDDRSNAQRRPFWKRTASADRSPSALFRRSVSAQLAFPSPSLAGPASPSNGSITIPKRPSMSTIQQSPLRGSSEVDVHERCMALLRDLDSVVSDFSALVAESKARRQPPQLTTNSRLSLDSIDDQEFFDADDGGTPSHLLDIRRSSEYTEPQGDLFDEGSDVDSDSSSDAGDGPGESVIFSPKRQTSQSPLFPDKPQTLSPLPLSPVKRRTTVKPPKQAPPSIIGFLRKNAGKDLSTVSMPVTANEPTSLLQRLAETLEYPQLLDAAASTSISAAERMMYVAAFAVSYYSNNRVKERAIRKPFNPMLGETFELVREDLGFRFLAEKVSHHPVRMACQAESLNNGGWCYTQSPQPVQKFWGKSVELNNDGRARVVVHASQEHYSWTQATCFLRNVIAGEKYVEPVQTMTVSNETNGMRAVATFKSGGMFSGRSEDVSVQLFDKDSPLPLGLSGKWTESLNRTDTGATVWKVGPLVPDAAKVYGFTSFAAALNEVTQVEEGHLPPTDSRLRPDQQALEEGDADKAEALKARLEERQRARRKVLESHGQEWKPQFFEKVPTNVVDDQSEEVWVLKSDKAGYWQKRAAGDWSGVQQVFEL; encoded by the exons ATGGCTGGCATTGAGCACATCCAGGTCCACTCCAAG AGCTATCTCGTACGCTGGATACAGGTCTCCGAGCATCACTCTATCTCTTGGTCGCTACAGCCCAATAAGAAGAGTGTCAACTTCGGCATCTTCAAACATCCAGGCACCAAGAATGGCCTCAACCCGAACCTTCCCGCGCAAGAGACGATCGAGAGCGCAGCGAACACACCTGGCACGCCAGCACCAGACGGAGCATCGCAGTCTAGACCGCAGCAAGCGTCGAGGAGAGCGTCTGTCACAGACAGCAATGTCGTCGAAAAGCTGCAGGGGATCGGGCTGAGGTCTGTTGCGTGGACTGGAAGATGCGAAGCAGACAAGGTCGCAATGGGGCGTTACGACGTTCCTGAAGGAGAAGGAGGCACCTACGGTCTGGTGTTCGACAATACATTCTCCAAGCAGACATCGAAGACTGTGACGTTCGTTCTCATGACGCATCCGACACACGCGCCGCCGAAGTCTGGGCACCATCTACACTATGCCATGGCCAATGCGAGTTCGGGCAGCAATGTTGGGAGTAGAAGAGGATCCAGTCCGTCATTGAAGCCTGTGTCTGAATCGAGCGACTCCCTACCTCTGCACGCGCATCGAGCTGTTCTGGAAGACCCACGGCCGAACTCTAAGGGAGGACATCCAGTGGAAAGCAGAGGAATTGAGGGCGCGACATTCTACACTGGGGTGCTATggaagaagaggaggaagCGAGGTCAGGCACCGGCAAAACGTTTCTTCTCCCTGGACTTCACGTCGTCAACGCTATCTTATTACAAGAATCGGCATTCCTCTGCGCTACGAGGCGCGATTCCACTATCTTTGGCTGCCGTCGGCGCAAACGAGAAGAATCGCGAATTCTCAGTCGACTCAGGCGCAGAAGTATGGCATCTGAAGGCCATCAATCGGAAGGATTTCGAAAGCTGGAGGGATGCCCTTCAACGGGCTCAGGCGAATGCTTACACACCATCGACCCCGTCAAAAGTACTGCGCGACTTTCCCTTGCCTAAGAGGCAGGATCCGGCTGAGGAGCGTGAGTGGCAGAGAGTGGAGCAGCTCGTTAGCAAAGTTGCTGGTACTCGCGATGCTGTGCGAGGTCTTGCGAAAGACACCGATTCAAAGTACAGCACGGGCAGTAACGGCGCAGGACTTGGCCTGACCACATTGGAGAGCAGCAGCAATAACGCCAGTCCGATATCGAACGAGGACGCGAACTCATACTTTCTTCAGCCGGACGATCGATCGAACGCACAAAGACGGCCGTTCTGGAAACGAACTGCAAGCGCAGATAGGAGCCCGTCTGCACTGTTTCGCAGAAGTGTGTCTGCTCAGCTTGCGTTCCCTTCGCCTTCTTTAGCTGGCCCAGCGTCTCCCTCGAACGGCTCAATTACCATACCAAAGCGGCCTAGCATGAGCACGATACAACAAAGTCCTCTGCGAGGCAGTTCCGAGGTCGATGTGCATGAGCGCTGTATGGCTCTATTGCGGGACCTTGACAGTGTTGTCTCTGACTTCTCGGCACTGGTTGCAGAGAGCAAGGCCCGAAGGCAACCGCCGCAACTGACCACAAATTCACGCTTGTCGCTGGACTCGATTGACGATCAGGAGTTCTTCGATGCCGATGATGGAGGCACGCCTTCGCACCTGCTGGACATACGTCGTTCTAGCGAATACACGGAGCCACAAGGAGATCTATTTGACGAGGGCTCAGACGTGGACTCCGACTCAAGCAGTGATGCGGGCGATGGTCCCGGGGAGTCTGTGATCTTCAGTCCAAAGCGGCAGACATCGCAGTCTCCTCTCTTCCCAGACAAGCCTCAAACCCTGTCGCCGCTGCCACTGTCACCTGTCAAGCGGCGGACGACCGTCAAGCCACCGAAGCAGGCACCTCCGAGTATCATTGGCTTTCTTCGCAAGAACGCTGGCAAAGACCTGTCTACGGTCTCCATGCCCGTCACTGCCAACGAACCTACCTCGCTTCTGCAGAGGCTAGCAGAAACATTGGAGTATCCTCAGCTGCTAGACGCTGCAGCCTCCACCTCGATCTCTGCGGCCGAGCGCATGATGTACGTGGCAGCATTTGCTGTGTCTTACTACTCCAATAACCGTGTCAAGGAAAGAGCCATCCGCAAGCCTTTCAATCCCATGCTTGGCGAGACCTTTGAGCTCGTGCGAGAAGACCTTGGCTTCAGGTTCCTCGCAGAGAAGGTGTCGCATCACCCAGTACGGATGGCTTGCCAAGCAGAGAGCCTGAACAACGGTGGTTGGTGCTACACACAGTCGCCGCAGCCGGTGCAGAAGTTCTGGGGCAAGTCGGTAGAGCTCAACAATGACGGCAGAGCCCGAGTTGTAGTGCATGCTTCGCAAGAGCATTACTCGTGGACACAAGCAACTTGTTTCCTGCGAAACGTCATCGCTGGTGAGAAGTACGTCGAGCCGGTGCAGACCATGACGGTGTCGAATGAGACGAATGGCATGCGAGCGGTGGCTACTTTCAAGTCTGGAGGTATGTTCTCTGGTCGAAGTGAGGATGTTTCTGTGCAGCTTTTCGACAAGGACTCACCGCTGCCGCTCGGACTATCGGGCAAGTGGACGGAAAGCTTGAACAGGACGGACACAGGAGCCACGGTCTGGAAAGTTGGACCTCTTGTTCCCGATGCCGCGAAGGTGTACGGCTTCACTTCGTTCGCAGCAGCTCTCAACGAAGTCACTCAGGTCGAAGAAGGTCACCTGCCACCAACAGACTCGCGTCTGAGACCAGATCAACAGGCTCTGGAAGAAGGCGATGCAGACAAGGCGGAAGCACTCAAAGCTCGATTAGAAGAACGACAGCGCGCACGCAGAAAGGTGCTTGAGAGCCATGGTCAGGAGTGGAAGCCGCAATTCTTTGAGAAGGTCCCGACCAATGTTGTTGATGATCAGAGTGAGGAGGTTTGGGTCTTGAAGAGTGACAAGGCCGGGTATTGGCAGAAGCGTGCGGCAGGCGATTGGAGTGGCGTGCAGCAGGTGTTTGAATTGTAG
- a CDS encoding Actin-like protein has product MGDLHNTPIVIDNGSGTIRAGYAGEDAPRCFFPSYVGRPKHLRVLAGGLEGDLFIGNRAQELRGLLKIRYPLEHGIVTDWDDMEKIWQHIYTDELKTLSEEHPVLLTEAPLNPRANRDTAAQILFETFNVPALYTSIQAVLSLYASGRTTGIVLDAGDGVSHAVPVYEGFAISNSIRRIDVAGRDVTEELQKQLRKGGSVFHTSAEKEIVKNIKEKCSYVALDPKKEEKEWHTASSRGGESKVVDYVLPDGKKLKIGAERFRAPEILFEPELIGQEWPGLHQIVVDSINRTDMDLRKALFGNIVLSGGSTMIKGFGDRLLHEVQRLAVKDMRIKIFAPPERLYSTWIGGSILAGLSTFRKMYVTIDDWHENPDIVHQKFA; this is encoded by the exons ATGGGCGACCTACACAACACGCCCATAGTCATCGACAATGGCAGCGGGACCATAAGAGCGGGTTATGCTGGTGAAGACGCGCCTCGCTGCTTTTTCCCTTCGTACGTCGGACGACCGAAACACCTTCGAGTCCTTGCGGGCGGACTCGAAGGCGACCTCTTCATCGGCAACAGAGCACAAGAACTACGCGGTCTCCTGAAGATCAGATATCCCCTCGAGCATGGCATCGTCACCGACTGGGATGATATGGAGAAGATATGGCAGCACATATACACGGATGAGCTCAAAACACTGAGTGAAGAG CACCCGGTACTGTTGACTGAGGCACCCCTAAATCCACGAGCGAACCGCGACACCGCTGCCCAGATCCTTTTCGAGACATTCAACGTACCGGCACTTTACACATCAATTCAGGCTGTTCTGTCCTTGTATGCTTCTGGGCGAACGACAGGCATTGTGCTCGATGCTGGAGATGGTGTTTCGCACGCTGTCCCAGTATACGAGGGCTTCGCTATCTCCAACAGCATTCGCAGAATCGATGTGGCCGGACGAGACGTGACCGAAGAGCTGCAAAAGCAACTGCGGAAAGGAGGGAGTGTGTTCCACACCAGTGCAGAGAAGGAAATTGTCAAGAACATCAAGGAGAAGTGCTCATACGTTGCACTCGATCCTAAAAAGGAAGAGAAGGAATGGCACACCGCAAGCAGTAGAGGCGGGGAGAGTAAAGTGGTGGACTACGTCCTTCCTGATGGCAAGAAGCTTAAGATCGGGGCTGAGCGATTCCGAGCACCTGAGATACTCTTCGAGCCGGAATTGATCGGACAAGAATGGCCTGGTCTCCATCAGATTGTGGTGGACTCCATCAACAGGACGGACATGGACCTTCGCAAAGCGCTGTTTGGTAACATTGTACTGTCTGGAGGATCCACCATGATCAAGGGCTTTGGTGACAGACTGCTGCACGAGGTCCAACGACTGGCGGTCAAGGACATGCGCATCAAGATCTTCGCACCTCCCGAGCGACTATACAGCACCTGGATCGGAGGCAGCATCTTGGCCGGATTGAGCACGTTCAGGAAGATGTACGTGACGATCGATGATTGGCATGAGA ATCCCGACATCGTCCACCAAAAGTTCGCGTAA
- a CDS encoding GTP-binding nuclear protein GSP1/Ran translates to MAEGTPTFKLVLVGDGGTGKTTFVKRHLTGEFEKKYIATLGVEVHPLGFTTNLGQIQFDVWDTAGQEKFGGLRDGYYINGQCGIIMFDVTSRITYKNVPNWHRDLVRVCENIPIVLTGNKVDVKERKVKAKTITFHRKKNLQYYDISAKSNYNFEKPFLWLARKLVGNQSLEFVAAPALAPPEVQVDQAAMEQYQKEMADAANMPLPDEEDPDL, encoded by the exons ATGGCGGAAGGCACTCCAACCTTCAAGCTCGTCCTTGTCGGTGATGGTGGTACTGGAAAG ACCACCTTCGTCAAGCGCCATTTGACCGGAGAGTTCGAGAAGAAGTACATCGCAACTCTCGGCGTCGAAGTCCACCCACTTGGCTTCACAACC AACCTCGGCCAGATCCAGTTCGATGTGTGGGACACAGCAGGTCAAGAGAAGTTCGGTGGTCTTCGTGATGGATACTACATCAACGGCCAGTGCGGTATCATCATGTTCGACGTCACTTCCCGCATCACCTACAAGAACGTCCCCAACTGGCACCGCGATCTTGTCCGTGTCTGCGAGAACATTCCGATTGTCCTCACCGGAAACAAGGTCGATGTGAAGGAGCGCAAGGTCAAGGCCAAGACCATCACTTTCCACCGCAAGAAGAACCTCCAGTACTACGACATCTCGGCCAAGTCCAACTACAACTTCGAGAAGCCATTCCTGTGGCTCGCGCGAAAGCTTGTCGGCAATCAGTCTTTG GAATTCGTTGCTGCCCCAGCTCTCGCACCTCCGGAGGTCCAGGTCGACCAGGCCGCCATGGAGCAGTACCAGAAGGAGATGGCAGACGCAGCCAACATGCCGCTGCCTGATGAGGAGGACCCAGACTTGTAA
- a CDS encoding Two-component system protein B yields the protein MRIPIRVQLGSLILLAALIGLAVISIAVWVTVQDFVLNLRASRLSQVASLKAMQLASGLDMMQTSVSFVASRVLLQRALGRYNNGNNTEQNWTNATQDTLAAIGGDLSSGQALLLQARIHGRDTTGPAGLRPLLSATANNAQEIELPYTFANGSRATLGSSPDGLGYPPWLYPNFTYSTGPSMNGVVSSRATYDGATIQAGTDRSSLLLGPWVINDSLSLVSITVPIVNNTGQDETLGWLTCILNGSLISSVMDDREGLGDTGDTIILGPATSSNFSPVPAANNSDGKPEFEVRYVLPLSKNYRKRHPDHVRGTANPPFNASRSRTIYKAVERGYQNPMNASGSSIRAQTEAKHPVSIGFAKMNSPLVDWTLLVEQSRKEVWRPISKLRNVIIACVFATAALMAVIAYPLAHFAALPIVRLREATQRSMDPPRSRLGVSQSSSESLRSRGGHDGDGQDNQAHGDHTGEARKEGFSNPVSKWKRKRQEAADAKRDERKKRVFRIPGKVKERRSCLHDELSDLTTTFNAMSDELMMQYSRLEERVQQRTAELEFSKKAAEAANESKTLFIANISHELKTPLNGILGMCAVCLQEDDPTRLKRSLGIIYKSGDLLLNLLTDLLTFSKNQVGQSLSLDEKEFRLRDVSSQTLAIFEKQAKEGQIDLRVKLEGVDGGELGPGTTGRLREMILWGDVHRILQVVINLVSNSLKFTPTGGSVVLTIRCLPELPDFGTRASRTSSLNSKGARPTTSFSDYQNSNLSVLRLSTANAINARDKPHAMSRVSTTERRSSPPNAKYVFFEFEVQDTGPGIPESQQDRIFEPFVQGDLGLSKKFGGTGLGLSICSQLASLMRGQISVRSSVGLGSTFTLKIPLRYTQSRAESFNTLAGDRGGETTSRSSSVDGSEFHGPVEYAESMTPPPPEGQTPGKPRSLGQDSKPRLVGLSQPFFATDQPMESPGSQTGAMKQIAAEATRGGRIRVLVAEDNKINQEVVLRMLKLEDVYDVTVAKDGQEALDIVKDSMRGGSPPFNLIFMDVQMPNVDGIQSTKLIREIGYQAPIVALTAFAEESNIKDCLDSGMNYFLSKPIRRPQLKKVLKEYCAPIPEEPEVEERRGSAASTTVVVVNGGPTAATLPEIMPATLVPSNDTGPPTRPDIRPVSPRDTS from the exons ATGCGAATACCGATTCGCGTGCAGCTTGGAAGTCTTATACTGCTAGCCGCCCTCATTGGTCTTGCGGTCATATCGATAGCAGTATGGGTCACAGTACAGGACTTTGTGCTCAATCTGCGAGCTTCACGCCTCAGCCAGGTCGCATCTTTGAAAGCTATGCAATTGGCGTCCGGGCTGGACATGATGCAGACTTCAGTCAGCTTTGTTGCTTCAAGAGTTCTGCTTCAGCGTGCTCTCGGCCGCTATAACAATGGTAACAACACGGAACAAAATTGGACCAATGCAACGCAGGACACGTTGGCAGCGATTGGAGGAGACCTTTCATCGGGACAAGCTCTGCTTCTACAGGCCAGGATACACGGCAGGGACACCACGGGTCCAGCCGGTCTACGACCACTCTTGAGCGCCACCGCGAACAATGCACAAGAGATTGAGCTACCCTATACATTCGCAAACGGGTCGCGAGCAACACTCGGTAGTAGTCCTGACGGGCTTGGCTATCCTCCTTGGCTGTATCCAAACTTCACATATTCGACCGGCCCATCGATGAACGGGGTCGTTTCCTCACGAGCTACTTATGACGGCGCAACAATACAGGCAGGGACCGACAGGTCAAGTCTGCTTCTAGGACCGTGGGTCATTAATGACTCCTTATCCTTGGTCTCGATCACGGTTCCGATCGTTAATAACACGGGTCAGGACGAGACTCTAGGATGGTTGACATGTATCTTGAATGGTAGTCTTATCTCATCTGTCATGGACGACCGAGAAGGCCTGGGCGATACTGGAGACACGATCATCCTTGGGCCAGCGACCAGCTCCAACTTTTCCCCCGTGCCTGCAGCGAACAACAGTGATGGCAAGCCTGAATTCGAAGTGCGATATGTTCTACCGCTTAGTAAGAATTACAGGAAAAGACATCCTGACCATGTCCGAGGAACCGCCAATCCCCCGTTCAATGCTTCGAGATCCCGTACAATCTACAAAGCTGTCGAGCGAGGGTACCAGAACCCCATGAATGCTTCAGGGTCAAGTATCAGAGCCCAGACGGAGGCAAAGCATCCTGTCAGCATTGGATTTGCCAAGATGAACAGCCCTCTGGTTGACTGGACACTCCTGGTCGAGCAGTCACGCAAAGAAGTTTGGCGACCCATCAGCAAACTCAGGAATGTCATAATCGCCTGTGTTTTCGCCACAGCCGCGCTAATGGCCGTCATTGCATACCCATTGGCACATTTCGCAGCATTGCCAATCGTAAGGCTAAGAGAGGCTACTCAGAGGTCTATGGACCCTCCTCGTAGCAGGCTTGGCGTCAGTCAATCCAGCTCCGAATCGCTTCGCTCTAGAGGAGGACATGACGGTGATGGGCAAGACAACCAAGCACATGGCGACCACACTGGAGAAGCGAGAAAGGAAGGCTTTTCCAATCCCGTGTCAAAGTGGAAGCGGAAGCGGCAAGAAGCTGCTGATGCTAAGCGTGATGAGCGCAAGAAGCGTGTCTTTCGCATACCAGGCAAGGTGAAGGAACGAAGATCTTGCCTCCACGATGAATTGTCCGATTTAACAACGACTTTCAACGCGATGTCGGACGAGCTCATGATGCAGTACTCGAGGCTCGAGGAACGTGTCCAGCAAAGGACAGCAGAGCTGGAGTTCAGCAAAAAGGCGGCCGAAGCTGCGAACGAGAGCAAGACTCTGTTCATTGCCAACATTAGCCACGAGTTGAAGACCCCACTCAACGGTATCTTGGGTATGTGCGCCGTCTGCCTGCAGGAGGACGACCCCACTCGGCTCAAGCGTTCACTAGGGATCATTTACAAGTCTGGTGATCTTCTGCTCAATTTACTTACAGACTTGTTGACATTCAGCAAGAATCAAGTCGGGCAGTCGCTGAGCTTAGATGAGAAAGAGTTCAGGCTGCGAGATGTCAGCTCTCAGACCCTGGCTATATTTGAGAAGCAAGCAAAGGAGGGACAGATCGATCTTCGGGTCAAGCTTGAAGGCGTTGACGGTGGCGAACTTGGCCCTGGAACTACAGGTCGTTTGCGCGAAATGATTCTTTGGGGAGATGTTCACCGCATCTTGCAGGTCGTCATTAACCTCGTTTCTAACTCACTGAAGTTCACGCCAACTGGAGGCTCCGTGGTACTCACTATCCGATGCCTTCCTGAACTGCCGGATTTCGGGACTCGCGCCAGCCGCACGTCGTCCTTGAACTCCAAAGGAGCTCGACCAACCACCTCTTTCTCCGATTATCAAAACTCGAACCTGTCGGTGCTAAGATTGAGCACTGCCAATGCTATCAATGCAAGAGACAAGCCGCATGCGATGAGCCGCGTGAGCACAACCGAGCGTCGTTCCTCGCCACCGAACGCCAAGTATGTGTTCTTCGAATTCGAAGTACAGGACACTGGGCCTGGAATACCTGAGAGCCAACAAGACAGGATCTTTGAGCCGTTT GTGCAAGGAGATCTCGGACTCAGTAAGAAATTCGGCGGCACTGGTCTTGGTCTGAGTATATGCTCGCAGCTAGCGAGCTTAATGCGCGGTCAGATATCAGTGCGCAGTTCTGTAGGGCTTGGGAGTACTTTTACTCTAAAAATACCCCTGCGGTATACGCAATCTCGCGCGGAAAGTTTCAACACACTGGCTGGTGATCGTGGAGGGGAGACTACTAGCCGCAGCTCCTCAGTCGACGGTAGCGAGTTCCATGGCCCCGTAGAATATGCAGAAAGCATGACTCCGCCACCGCCAGAGGGCCAAACGCCTGGAAAGCCGCGATCGCTAGGTCAGGATTCGAAACCACGTTTGGTCGGCTTGTCGCAGCCTTTCTTTGCTACAGACCAACCTATGGAGTCGCCTGGATCGCAAACAGGCGCGATGAAACAGATTGCCGCTGAAGCCACTCGAGGTGGCAGGATCCGTGTGCTTGTTGCTGAAGACAACAAGATCAATCAGGAGGTAGTCCTGCGGATGCTCAAGCTGGAGGACGTATACGATGTCACCGTGGCAAAGGACGGCCAAGAAGCGCTCGATATCGTGAAGGATTCAATGCGCGGCGGTAGCCCCCCGTTCAACCTGATCTTCATGGATGTTCAAATGCCCAATGTTGATGGGATCCAGAGCACGAAGCTCATTCGCGAGATCGGATACCAGGCGCCAATAGTGGCACTGACTGCCTTCGCGGAGGAGAGTAACATCAAAGACTGTTTGGACTCGGGAATGAATTACTTTCT CTCGAAACCTATCCGAAGACCACAGTTGAAGAAGGTGCTGAAGGAGTATTGTGCTCCCATACCGGAGGAACCCGAAGTGGAAGAGCGAAGAGGCAGTGCGGCCAGCACCACAGTAGTCGTTGTCAACGGCGGTCCAACCGCTGCTACCCTTCCTGAGATCATGCCCGCCACCTTGGTCCCAAGCAACGATACAGGCCCACCAACGAGGCCCGACATTCGACCCGTGTCGCCCAGAGACACTTCATGA
- a CDS encoding Glycerate kinase, producing SVRTSIQSSSQSLYTLACRHHSRSTWQLPTSNHTNANTISSTFRMGISITPADRLSLKCVNQALQVPRVLICPSGFKESLQPGEVADCIEAGILRAVPQALVIKAPMVDGGEGFTKALVATTRGELQHLEVMGPVHEMVPSHFGFLGGKATKTAVVEMAAAAGLSLVPRDQRNPLYTTTFGVGQLLKAALDDGADHILLGCGDSGTCDGGVGMAQALGARFFDSKGEEIPQARGGASLADLTTVDVTDLHPRLKEVNIDVACNWHNVLCGEKGVARVFGPQKGATPKEVELLSSAMDGVALVTSKHLGHDISLAPGSGASGGMGAGLLLIGATLHPRFDIITKFLNITTLVASSDLVITAEGGIDEQTPRGKIPSEVARIAKLQNIPVIALAGTVGVGAEKNYEAGIDAYASILQGPVTLQMAIAQAERLLTDAADSAMRMVMVGWQLKKTMMPRFWEGAKAKEPEVRVLVRRTRTFNY from the exons TCTGTCAGGACATCAATACAATCATCATCACAATCACTATACACACTCGCTTGCAGACATCACTCTCGCTCTACGTGGCAGCTACCAACATCCAACCACACGAACGCCAATACTATCTCATCTACCTTCAGGATGGGTATCTCAATCACCCCAGCTGATCGTCTCAGCCTCAAATGTGTCAACCAGGCACTACAGGTCCCACGTGTGCTGATCTGCCCTTCTGGCTTCAAGGAGAGCCTCCAGCCTGGCGAAGTTGCGGACTGCATTGAGGCAGGGATCCTTCGGGCAGTTCCCCAAGCTTTAG TCATCAAGGCACCCATGGTTGATGGTGGTGAAGGGTTTACTAAAGCGCTCGTAGCCACGACACGTGGAGAGCTGCAGCACCTCGAAGTCATGGGTCCCGTCCATGAAATGGTCCCTTCCCACTTTGGCTTCCTCGGTGGCAAAGCGACTAAGACAGCTGTGGTTGAGATGGCAGCAGCAGCAGGTCTTAGTCTTGTCCCAAGGGACCAGCGCAACCCGCTCTACACGACGACATTTGGCGTAGGCCAGTTGCTCAAAGCTGCTCTCGACGATGGCGCTGACCATATTCTGCTCGGCTGTGGTGACTCTGGTACTTGCGACGGTGGAGTCGGCATGGCTCAGGCGCTCGGCGCTCGCTTCTTCGATAGCAAAGGCGAAGAAATTCCCCAAGCTCGAGGAGGTGCTTCACTGGCAGACCTGACCACTGTCGACGTGACAGACCTTCACCCTCGTCTCAAGGAGGTCAACATTGATGTCGCCTGCAACTGGCACAATGTTCTCTGTGGAGAGAAAGGCGTAGCTCGCGTCTTCGGACCACAGAAAGGCGCAACGCcgaaggaagtcgagcttcTTTCGTCAGCTATGGACGGCGTCGCATTAGTCACTTCCAAGCACCTGGGTCACGACATCTCGCTCGCCCCAGGCAGTGGTGCCAGTGGTGGCATGGGAGCCGGACTTCTTCTCATTGGCGCAACTCTCCATCCACGTTTCGACATCATCACTAAGTTCCTCAACATTACCACCCTCGTCGCGTCCTCCGACCTCGTCATCACGGCTGAAGGCGGCATCGACGAGCAGACTCCTCGTGGCAAAATACCATCAGAAGTCGCTCGGATCGCGAAGTTGCAGAACATCCCCGTcatcgctctagcgggcaCGGTAGGAGTCGGAGCAGAGAAGAATTATGAGGCAGGTATCGATGCTTATGCTTCGATCTTACAGGGTCCTGTCACTTTGCAGATGGCGATTGCACAGGCTGAGAGGCTGCTTACTGATGCCGCCGACAGTGCCATGAGGATGGTGATGGTTGGGTGGCAGTTGAAGAAGACCATGATGCCTAGGTTCTGGGAGGGTGCTAAAGCGAAGGAGCCTGAAGTGAGAGTCCTTGTGAGGAGGACCAGGACTTTCAACTACTAA